From Variimorphobacter saccharofermentans, one genomic window encodes:
- the clpX gene encoding ATP-dependent Clp protease ATP-binding subunit ClpX: MNKDDNNKDEFNIDDHKNTDHKDDPDHYEEICYLCRRPESKAGKMIHIPNQICICPDCLQKTFDTINKGDNPYMQMMGFSPNMMNIPNLQNEIPKAQKLKKKPKENTDNKVFDRKSVPAPHILKAMLDEYIIGQERAKKAISVAVYNHYKRISTGAHPDVEIEKSNMLMIGPTGSGKTYLVKTLAKLMNVPLAITDATSLTEAGYIGDDVESVISKLLQAAGNDVEKAEHGIVFIDEIDKIAKKRNTNSRDVSGESVQQGLLKLLEGSDIEVPVGATSKNAMVPLATVNTSNILFICGGAFPDLDRIIKARLNKQTMIGFKAEVKDKDEDDSNILQQVNLDDLREYGMIPEFLGRLPIMFTLEGLSQDMLIKVLLEPKNAILKQYKKLLEMDEVDLQFAPDALEAIAEKAMEKKTGARALRAILEDIMLDIMYEIPKDDNIGKVVITKEYIEGKGVPYIEMRGVGNQKMLAMNN, translated from the coding sequence ATGAATAAAGACGATAACAACAAAGATGAGTTCAATATAGATGACCACAAGAATACGGATCATAAGGATGATCCTGATCATTATGAGGAGATCTGTTATTTGTGCAGAAGACCGGAAAGTAAAGCGGGAAAAATGATTCATATTCCGAATCAGATCTGTATTTGTCCGGATTGTTTGCAAAAGACCTTTGATACCATTAACAAAGGCGACAATCCATATATGCAGATGATGGGCTTTTCGCCTAATATGATGAATATACCAAATCTACAAAATGAGATTCCGAAGGCTCAGAAGTTAAAGAAGAAACCAAAGGAGAATACCGATAATAAAGTGTTTGACAGAAAGAGCGTACCTGCCCCGCATATCCTGAAAGCGATGCTGGATGAATATATTATTGGGCAGGAGCGTGCGAAAAAAGCAATTTCGGTAGCAGTCTATAATCATTACAAGAGAATTAGTACCGGTGCTCATCCCGATGTTGAGATTGAAAAATCCAATATGCTGATGATCGGACCGACCGGTAGCGGTAAAACCTATCTGGTAAAAACACTTGCCAAGCTCATGAATGTGCCGCTGGCCATCACTGATGCTACATCCCTGACAGAGGCCGGCTATATCGGAGATGATGTGGAGAGCGTCATATCAAAGCTTCTACAGGCAGCAGGCAATGATGTCGAGAAAGCAGAGCACGGTATCGTATTTATTGACGAAATTGATAAAATAGCCAAAAAACGGAACACCAACAGCAGAGATGTCAGTGGAGAGTCCGTACAGCAGGGATTACTAAAGCTGTTGGAGGGAAGTGACATAGAGGTACCGGTGGGCGCTACTTCAAAAAATGCTATGGTGCCCCTGGCGACAGTGAATACCTCCAATATTTTATTTATCTGTGGTGGTGCATTCCCGGATCTGGATAGAATTATCAAAGCTCGACTGAATAAACAGACCATGATAGGCTTTAAGGCTGAAGTCAAGGATAAGGATGAGGATGATAGTAATATTCTTCAGCAGGTGAATTTGGATGACCTGAGAGAATACGGAATGATACCGGAATTCTTAGGAAGATTACCGATTATGTTTACACTGGAAGGGCTCTCTCAGGATATGCTGATTAAGGTGTTATTGGAGCCAAAGAATGCCATATTGAAGCAATATAAAAAACTATTAGAAATGGATGAGGTAGATCTTCAGTTTGCGCCGGATGCATTGGAAGCAATTGCAGAAAAGGCCATGGAGAAGAAAACAGGAGCCAGAGCATTGCGTGCAATTCTGGAAGATATCATGTTAGATATCATGTACGAAATTCCTAAGGATGATAATATAGGAAAGGTTGTTATCACGAAGGAATACATTGAAGGAAAAGGTGTTCCCTACATCGAAATGAGGGGTGTCGGAAATCAGAAAATGCTCGCAATGAATAATTAA
- a CDS encoding ABC transporter substrate-binding protein has translation MKKMKKVISLVLGLSMVAASLTACGTKASNGGDTLVIGGIGPLTGGAAVYGQNVKNGAELAAKEINAAGGINGVKIEFKFEDDEADGEKAVNAYNTLKDAGMKILMGTVTSGACASVIEKTNEDKMFQLTPSASSTDVLKYGNAFQVCFTDPNQGIASAKYIGEKALATKVAIIYDSSDIYSSGIYEKFVEEAKNQNFEIVAAEAFTADSKSDFSVQLQKAKDNGAELVFLPIYYTEATLILTQAASLDYKPIFFGCDGLDGILGVENFDTSLAEGVMLLTPFAADSDDEKTQKFVADYKAAYNNEVPNQFAADAYDAMYIIKAAIEKADVKADMSVAEMGDALKAAMTQISVDGLTGAGMTWSATGEVNKAPIAVVIKDGTYVTAE, from the coding sequence ATGAAGAAAATGAAAAAAGTAATCAGTCTTGTATTAGGGCTGAGTATGGTTGCTGCAAGCCTTACTGCTTGTGGTACAAAAGCTTCTAATGGTGGAGACACCTTAGTAATCGGCGGTATTGGACCTTTAACCGGCGGAGCTGCAGTATATGGACAGAACGTTAAAAATGGTGCAGAATTGGCTGCGAAAGAGATTAATGCAGCAGGCGGCATCAATGGAGTAAAGATTGAGTTTAAGTTTGAAGATGATGAAGCAGACGGTGAAAAGGCTGTTAATGCTTACAACACATTAAAGGATGCGGGAATGAAGATTCTTATGGGAACAGTTACCTCCGGTGCATGTGCATCTGTAATTGAGAAGACCAATGAGGATAAGATGTTCCAGTTAACTCCTTCCGCTTCTTCTACTGACGTATTAAAGTATGGTAACGCCTTCCAGGTATGCTTTACCGATCCTAACCAGGGTATTGCATCCGCGAAGTACATCGGTGAGAAAGCGTTGGCTACAAAGGTTGCTATTATCTATGATAGCTCCGATATTTATTCTTCCGGTATCTACGAGAAATTCGTTGAGGAAGCTAAGAACCAGAATTTCGAAATCGTTGCTGCAGAAGCATTTACTGCTGACAGCAAATCCGATTTCTCCGTTCAGCTCCAGAAAGCAAAGGATAACGGCGCTGAGTTAGTATTCCTTCCTATTTACTATACAGAAGCAACCTTAATCTTAACTCAGGCAGCTTCTCTTGATTATAAACCAATCTTCTTCGGTTGTGATGGTCTTGATGGTATCCTTGGTGTAGAAAACTTTGATACGTCATTAGCAGAAGGTGTTATGTTACTTACTCCTTTCGCAGCAGATTCCGATGATGAGAAAACTCAGAAGTTTGTAGCTGACTATAAAGCAGCATATAATAACGAAGTTCCTAACCAGTTTGCAGCAGATGCTTATGATGCAATGTACATTATCAAAGCTGCTATTGAGAAGGCTGATGTGAAGGCAGACATGAGTGTTGCAGAGATGGGCGATGCATTAAAGGCAGCTATGACGCAGATAAGTGTAGATGGCTTAACAGGTGCAGGTATGACATGGTCAGCAACTGGCGAGGTTAATAAAGCTCCTATAGCAGTTGTAATTAAAGATGGGACATATGTCACTGCAGAGTAA